A window of Malania oleifera isolate guangnan ecotype guangnan chromosome 5, ASM2987363v1, whole genome shotgun sequence contains these coding sequences:
- the LOC131154957 gene encoding pentatricopeptide repeat-containing protein At4g19220, mitochondrial, translating into MLATKDIARVHGQLGWAVDARITEAAKRTSSCFCCFPVLSDTFLRKSPSPSSSPYQICPNRVSQLLLLPRFLSFSAHHKNKYNHVFLPANWLPSAPCARSLLFCSRFCTVLQQFDELPQREGRLEDSHLRAVLGVIKSDTIRSSFLSIGIGHCLALKIGVLAHLPVSTSLLTAYSRARDFGSSWALFNEILDGDVIIWNAMITASLDNRCFGTAVNLFAKMIREGNGFDSTTLLLVASALSHMNDSRNGRILHGLSLTTGMFWDSFLCNALVDMYAKCSDLNSAECVFEMMECRDIVTWNSIMSGCLYNNCPEKLMWYFREMSYLGEVPDDVTLSCAISASACLGNMDLGELIHSRGIKLGFDESSKVLVSNSLISLYSHCGDCNAAETVFRCMITRDVVSWNAMIDGFASSGKMLEAFDLLHEMQSKASVQPDSVTVITIIPLCAESMLLREGRTIHGLAIRRAMRPALSVMNSLMDMYSKCYDMNSAELLFKSTPERDLISWNTMLSGYSQNGRCGEAQYLFKELLICSLHYSLSTVLAILSSCNSADSLEFGRSIHGWQLKLGFSYNICVVNSLMLMYINCGDVIASFSLLQRILHVADIASWNTVIAGCAQNCHFWETLETFNLMRLESHLIYDSITLFNVVLACGNLKLLFEGKFLHGLALKTSIISHTHVQNALITMYGRCGDIESARSVFGFSQNRTLCSWNCMISVFSQNKDGRRVLELFHCLDFEPNEITIVGILSACSQLGVIRHGKQIQGRVFRLGFHRNAFITAALIDMYSSCGKLDAAVQIFQNSPERSVAAWNCMISAYGLHGNASKAIKLFHDMCDSGTKPTKSTFISLLSACSHSGLIKEGLWYYKCMWEVFGVEPVTEHQVCIVDMLGRSGRLHEAWEFIERMPIQPKPGVWGALLSACNYHGDIEMGIKVVKILFGLEPDNVGYYISLSNAYVAAGRWDDAVELRKKTQDKQLKKPAGYSRIDVDLR; encoded by the coding sequence ATGCTCGCAACAAAAGACATCGCCAGAGTGCATGGGCAGTTAGGTTGGGCTGTTGACGCAAGAATAACAGAAGCTGCTAAACGGACGTCGAGCTGCTTCTGCTGCTTCCCAGTCCTAAGCGATACCTTTCTCAGAAAATCACCTTCACCTTCATCTTCTCCCTACCAAATATGTCCAAACAGAGTTTCTCAACTTCTGCTGCTTCCTCGCTTTCTTTCTTTCAGTGCTCACCACAAGAACAAATACAACCATGTCTTCTTACCCGCCAACTGGCTTCCCTCTGCACCATGTGCTCGTTCCCTTCTGTTTTGCTCTCGTTTTTGCACTGTCCTCCAACAGTTCGACGAATTGCCGCAGAGAGAAGGGCGGTTGGAAGACTCCCATTTGCGTGCTGTTCTTGGCGTCATCAAATCCGACACTATAAGGTCCAGCTTTTTAAGTATCGGCATTGGCCACTGCTTAGCCCTCAAGATTGGAGTTCTTGCTCATTTGCCCGTTTCCACCTCTCTTCTAACTGCATATTCCAGAGCCAGAGATTTTGGTTCTTCATGGGCTTTGTTCAATGAAATTCTTGACGGAGATGTGATCATTTGGAATGCAATGATTACTGCCTCCCTGGACAATCGGTGTTTTGGCACAGCAGTTAATTTGTTTGCGAAAATGATAAGAGAGGGAAATGGGTTTGATTCTACGACTTTGTTGCTCGTTGCATCAGCCTTGTCCCACATGAATGACTCGAGAAATGGTCGCATTCTTCATGGTTTAAGCTTAACGACGGGAATGTTCTGGGATTCTTTTCTTTGCAATGCACTTGTAGACATGTATGCAAAATGCAGTGACTTGAACTCCGCTGAGTGTGTTTTTGAAATGATGGAATGCAGAGATATTGTAACTTGGAATTCAATAATGAGTGGATGCCTTTATAATAATTGTCCTGAGAAGTTAATGTGGTACTTCAGAGAGATGTCTTATCTTGGAGAAGTTCCAGATGATGTGACTCTGTCCTGTGCTATTTCAGCTTCAGCATGTTTGGGGAATATGGATTTGGGTGAGCTAATTCACAGCCGGGGGATTAAATTGGGTTTTGACGAGAGCTCGAAGGTTTTGGTTTCAAACTCCCTCATTTCATTATATTCACATTGTGGAGACTGTAATGCTGCAGAGACTGTGTTTAGGTGTATGATAACTAGGGATGTGGTTTCATGGAATGCAATGATTGATGGATTTGCCTCAAGTGGAAAAATGTTGGAAGCATTTGACCTTTTACATGAAATGCAGTCAAAGGCGTCTGTTCAACCGGATTCAGTGACTGTAATAACAATAATTCCTCTTTGTGCAGAGTCAATGCTGTTGAGAGAAGGACGAACCATTCATGGACTTGCAATTCGGAGAGCAATGAGACCAGCTTTGTCAGTGATGAACAGCCTAATGGATATGTACTCAAAATGCTATGACATGAATAGTGCTGAACTCTTGTTCAAATCCACCCCAGAGAGAGACTTGATCTCATGGAATACAATGCTTTCTGGATATTCCCAAAATGGGCGCTGTGGCGAAGCTCAGTATTTATTTAAAGAGCTTCTCATTTGTAGCTTACATTACAGCTTATCAACAGTTTTGGCAATTCTTTCTTCATGTAATTCAGCTGACTCTCTGGAGTTTGGTAGATCAATTCATGGTTGGCAGTTAAAATTGGGATTTTCATATAATATTTGTGTGGTCAATTCTCTCATGCTTATGTATATTAACTGTGGAGACGTAATAGCTTCTTTCTCTTTGCTTCAGAGAATTTTACATGTTGCAGATATTGCTTCCTGGAACACTGTAATAGCAGGCTGTGCACAGAATTGCCATTTTTGGGAAACTTTAGAAACTTTCAACTTAATGAGGCTGGAGTCGCATCTCATTTATGATTCTATTACCCTTTTTAATGTTGTATTAGCTTGTGGAAATCTCAAGTTGTTGTTTGAAGGCAAATTTCTTCATGGGCTTGCTCTCAAAACTTCAATAATTTCACACACCCATGTGCAGAATGCACTCATTACTATGTATGGCAGATGTGGGGATATTGAAAGTGCAAGATCAGTGTTTGGTTTCAGCCAGAACCGTACTTTGTGTTCATGGAATTGCATGATCTCTGTTTTTTCTCAGAATAAAGATGGAAGAAGAGTGCTAGAGCTATTTCATTGTCTCGACTTTGAACCTAACGAGATAACCATTGTTGGCATTCTGTCAGCTTGTTCTCAGCTTGGAGTTATAAGACATGGGAAGCAAATCCAAGGCCGTGTGTTCAGGCTTGGATTCCATAGAAATGCTTTCATCACTGCAGCCCTTATTGATATGTATAGTAGTTGTGGAAAATTGGACGCTGCTGTACAAATATTTCAGAATTCTCCAGAAAGATCTGTTGCAGCTTGGAATTGTATGATATCTGCATATGGATTACATGGTAATGCTAGCAAAGCAATTAAACTCTTCCATGACATGTGTGATTCTGGGACTAAACCAACGAAAAGTACTTTCATTAGTCTTTTATCAGCTTGTAGCCACTCAGGGCTCATCAAGGAAGGTTTATGGTACTACAAATGTATGTGGGAGGTATTTGGCGTGGAACCTGTCACTGAGCATCAGGTGTGCATTGTTGATATGCTGGGCCGATCTGGAAGGCTTCATGAAGCTTGGGAATTTATTGAGCGAATGCCGATCCAGCCCAAACCAGGTGTATGGGGAGCACTGCTAAGTGCTTGCAACTATCATGGAGATATTGAGATGGGGATTAAGGTTGTGAAAATTCTCTTTGGGTTGGAGCCTGACAATGTTGGATATTATATTTCATTGTCAAATGCGTATGTTGCTGCAGGGAGATGGGATGATGCAGTAGAGTTGAGGAAAAAAACTCAGGATAAACAACTAAAGAAGCCAGCAGGTTACAGTCGCATTGATGTGGATTTGAGATGA